TGGTTGATTACGATTATAAATCGATTGCAAAAATGCCGGAATATCAAGCATTGCTTGCGAAGCGGCGTAGGCTGGTTTGGCCGCTGCTTTTTTTGACCGTGATCGTCTATTTTGCCTTTATTTTAACGATTGCTTTCGCGCCGGAATCACTCAGTGCCTCGGTGGGGCAGGGTGTTATCTCTTTAGGCATCTATGCGGGTTTTGGGATGATCCTACTGACCTTTATGATCACCGGTTATTATGTGTATCTTGCGAACCAGCGCCTTGAGCCGTTGGTGGAAGAAATTCAAAAAAAGTTGAGTGAGCAATAATCATGCATGAGTTGAACGAGACCGCCATCATCATGTTCGTACTATTTGTCGGAGCGACGTTAGGCATCACTTATTGGGCCGCGCGCCGGACTAAAACCGCCGCCTCTTTCTATACCGCTGGTGGAGGCATTACTGGCTTCCAGAACGGCTTGGCCATTTCGGGAGACTTTATGTCTGCTGCTTCTTTTCTGGGGATTTCGGCGTTGGTATTTGCGTCGGGTTTTGATGGTTTAATCTATTCTATCGGCTTCCTGATTGGTTGGCCGATTGTGTTGCTTCTTATCGCCGAATCCTTGCGTAATTTGGGCCGCTATACGTTTGCAGATGTGGCTTCCTATCGTTTGAAACAAGCACCTATTCGTGTGCTGTCAGCCTGTGGGTCGCTGATCACCGTATTGCTCTACCTCATCGCACAAGTAGTGGGGGCAGGGAAACTAATCGAGTTGTTATTCGGGTTACCGTACCTTTCGGCGGTGGTCATCGTCGGCACGTTGATGATCCTTTATGTCACGTTCGGCGGGATGCTGGCGACCACTTGGGTGCAGATTATCAAGGCTGTTTTGCTGCTATTTGGTGCGTCTCTCATCGCTTTCCTCGTATTGCAGCAATTTAATTTTGATCTCCAGCTTTTCTTTGCCAAAGCGGTGGAGGTGCATCCAGATGGGTTATCTATTATGCAGCCCGGCGGGTTAGTGTCGGATCCCATCTCCGCGATCTCCTTAGGGTTAGCTTTGATGTTCGGAACAGCCGGTTTGCCGCATATCCTGATGCGTTTTTTTACGGTTAAGGATGCCACACAAGCGCGTCGTTCGGTATTTTATGCGACTGGATTTATCGGGTATTTCTACCTTCTTACCTTCATTATCGGATTTGGCGCAATTGTGCTTGTGGGTACGGATTCTGCCTATCTTACCGCAGAAGGCGGTTTGATTGGCGGCAATAATATGGCGGCGATCCATCTGGCCGAGGCGGTGGGGGGTAACATCCTACTGGGCTTCATCTCTGCCGTAGCTTTCGCAACGATTTTGGCCGTGGTGGCGGGGCTTACACTCGCAGGAGCCTCGGCAATCTCGCATGATCTTTACGCTAATGTGTTCAGAAAAGGCGACGCCGATGAAGCGAAGGAGATGCGGGTTTCTAAAGTTGCGACGCTTTGTTTAGGAATGGCGGCGATTGGTTTGGGCATTTTATTTAAAGAGCAAAACATCGCCTTTATGGTGGGGCTGGCCTTTGCCATTGCGGCGAGCGCGAACTTCCCGGTTCTGTTGCTCTCCATGTATTGGAAGAAGCTGACCACACGCGGAGCGCTCATCGGAGGCGCCGCAGGTTTACTCGTTGCCATCGGGCTGGTGGTGCTTAGCCCTGTGGTGTGGGTCGCGGTATTCGGTTTTGAGGAAGCAATCTTCCCGTATAAATACCCGGCTTTATTTTCTATGAGTGCGGCCTTTGTCGGTATTTGGTTATTCTCTATTACGGATAAGTCAGCGCAAGCTACGCTTGACCGTGAGAAATTTGAGGCACAATATATCCGTGCGCAAACCGGTATCGGTATTTCCCAAGCGGCGAAGCATTAGGCGCTTTAGTATATTCTAGGTTGTAATGTTTTGCAGTTAGCGTAGGAATAACGCCGTAATGATTCTCTCCCCTACATTTAACTCGATTGCGGCGGCCTTTGTTTATGGCGGCTGGGCGGCCTATGCGAATTCTGAGCATGCGACAGATGTTTGGCTGCGTGCAGGGCTCGTGCAAGCGGCCACCTCTTTCACAGTGACGCTCGTGATTACCCTTTTCGCACGTTGGGTCTTCTTGCGCTCTGGCGGCGGGCGGCGTGGAGTAGCTATCGGTTATGTTTGCAGCTTTTGTTCGGTCACACTCTTTAGCTACGGCGCACATTATATTTCAGGCACGCCTGATATTTGGCAGACGATCACTCCTTCGATGATCATTGGCAGCGCCTATCTGGTGAGTTATCTCTTGGCGCTGAAAGCCAACTTGAAGCGCGAAGTCTGAACTCTATATTCTTGTAAGTTGAGGTTTAAGGTTGGCCAAGCTGATTCAACTTAGTTTGATTTTTCTGCGGGCCTAGTGTTACCTTATAGCAAAGAAACTCATTCCTTTGAGTGGCTTTCTCTGTAATGCTTTCTCTTTTGGGAGCGAATGAATAAGCATGACGAGACAAAAATTATTGAAACTTTTAATGGTATTGCTGATCGCTGCGGCGATAGCTGCTTTCTTTGTGTTTGACCTTCAGCTGTATTTTACGTTGGACAATATTAAAGCTCAGCGTGAAGGCTGGAAGCTATTCTACGCTGAGAATAGAGCGTTCACCCTTGCGCTTTTTGGTGGAGTTTATGTCATGGTGACGGCACTTTCCTTGCCAGCTGCGACCATTCTTACGCTACTTGCGGGCGCTTTATTCGGCTTTGTGAGCGGGTTGATTATGGTCAGCTTCGCCAGCTCTATCGGTGCGACGTTAGCTTTTCTGATGGCGCGATTTCTTTTGCGAGATTCGATTCAGGCGAAATACGGCCAGCACATGACGAAGATTAATGAGGGGTTCGAAAAAGAGGGTGCCTTTTACCTCTTTGCGCTGCGCTTGGTGCCAGTAGTGCCGTTCTTTGTGATTAACGTACTTATGGCGTTGTTGCCGATAAAGACCTCTACCTTCTATTGGGTCAGTCAATTAGGGATGCTCGCGGGGACGGTCGCCTATGTTTACGCTGGCACGGAGCTTGGTAAAGTGACGAGCCTCTCCGATATCGCCTCGCCAAGTTTAATCGCCGCTTTTGTTGCTTTGGGGTTATTCCCTTTGATTGCGAAAAAGGCACTCAATTTTTTACGAAAGAAAAAAATCTGATGTCTAAATATGATTATAACCTCATCGCGATTGGGGGTGGTTCTGCTGGGTTAGTTTCCTCCTATATCGCCGCAGCAGTGAAGGCAAAAGTAGCATTGATTGAACGTCACAAAATGGGCGGTGATTGCCTTAATACGGGGTGTGTGCCGAGTAAAGCGCTATTGCGTTCCGCCAAGATGCTTTCTTATGCCAAACGTGCGCAGGAGTTCGGTTTTAAAAGTACAAAGGTCGAGTTTGACTTTGCCGATGTAATGCAGCGCGTACAGGATGTGGTGAAGGCGATCGAGCCGCATGATTCTATTGAGCGCTATACGAAATTAGGTGTCGATTGCTATACAGGAGAGGCGAAGATTTTTGATCCACACACGGTCGAAATTAATGGTGAGAAAATCACTGCGCGTGCGATTATCGTGGCGACGGGTGCGCGTCCTCTCGTGCCACCAATTCCGGGCTTAAAGGATATCGACTATCTCACTAGCGACACTTTATGGGATTTGAAAGAACTTCCCAAACGCCTCGCCGTGCTTGGCGGCGGGCCTATCGGTGCGGAGATGGCGCAAGCATTCGCACGTTTGGGCTCACAAGTCACGATGATTGAAATGGCATCACAGATCTTGATTCGTGAGGATGAGGAGGTGATTGAACTCGCTGTCGATAAATTTGAGAAAGATGGCATTACCCTCCTCACTAGCCATAAAGCCAAGGCATTCGAAAAAGGTAAAGTCATCTGCGAGCATGAAGGTAAAGAGGTGGAGGTTAAGTTTGATCAAGTCATCATTGCGCTTGGTCGTGCCGCTAATATCTCTGATTTTGGTTTGGAAGAATTAGGCGTTAAATTGCGTGAGAATCGAACGGTGGAGGCCAACCCGTTTTTACAAACGAACATCCCGAGTATCTATGTGTGTGGCGATGTGACGGGGCCTTATCAATTCACCCATACGGCGGCGCATCAGGCGTGGTATGCGAGCGTTAATGCGCTGTTTGCACCCTTTAAAAAGTTCAAAGTTGATTATAGCGTGATCCCTTGGGCGACTTTTACCGATCCTGAAGTTGCGCGTGTGGGGCTGAACGAGAAAGATGCGAAAGCGCAAAATATTCCTTACGAAGTCACGACCTACGGTATTGACGATTTGGATCGTGCCATTGCGGATTCGGAAGCGCATGGTTTTGTCAAAGTGTTGACGAAACCGGGTAAAGATAAGATTCTCGGTGTGACGATTGTTGGTACGCATGCAGGTGATTTGATCGCTGAATATGTGATGGCAATGAAGCACGGTCTCGGTATGAATAAGATTCTCGGCACCATCCATATTTATCCGACTTTAGCGGAGGCGAATAAGTTTGCCGCCGGTGAATGGAAGAAAGCGCATGCGCCGCAATGGGCGCTTAACTTGGTGGGGAAATTCCATCGCTGGCGCCGATAAGGCATAATGTGCTATAGGCATAGGGCGAATGAAGGAGAGATCATGAAAATTACCGAAAGCGTCAAAGAATATTACGGCGAAGTGCTAAAGACGAAGGAAGATTTGCTCACAAGCGCTTGCTGTCCGATTGATGCAATGCCTGCACGTTTGCGTCCCTTTATGGCTAATATTCATGAGGAAGTGCAATCGAAATTCTACGGATGTGGCTCACCCATCCCCCCTGCGATTGAAGGACTAACCGTGCTGGATTTAGGCTGCGGTACCGGACGTGATGTGTATTTACTTTCGCAGTTGGTTGGAGAATCGGGCAAAGTGATCGGCGTGGATATGACCGATAACCAACTCGAAGTGGCGCGCCGCACGCTCGGTTGGCACATGGATAAGTTTGGCTTTAAGCAGCCCAATGTCGAATTCCATAAAGGCTATATCGAAGATTTGGAAACCATTGGAATTCCCGATAATTCGGTTGATGTGGTGACTTCTAATTGCGTGATCAATCTTTCGCCAAACAAAGAACAGGTTTTCGCTGAAATCTTCCGTATCCTCAAACCGGGCGGCGAGTTGTATTTTTCGGATGTCTTCACTGGCCGTCGTGTGCCAGAAGCGCTAACTCATGATTCTGTGCTCTTCGGTGAGTGTTTGAGTGGCGCGCTTTATGTTGAAGATTTCCGTCGAATGTTGCGTAATGTTGGCTGTGTCGATTATCGTGTTGTCGATAGCGGGCCAATTGAGTTGCACGATCCAGAGGTCGTGCGCAAGGCTGGCATGATCGATTTCTATTCCCTCACGATCCGCAGCTTCAAATGCGATTTTGAAGATCTTTGCGAAGATTACGGTCAAGTCGCTTACTATAACGGCACGATTGAAGGCTCGCCGCATGGCTTCACATTGGATGATCACCATTTTTTCAAAACTGGACAACCGGTTCCCGTTTGCGGCAACACTGCGCAGATGCTTTCGGAAACCCATTACGGCCAGCATTTCCGTGTGGAGGGAGATCGTTCTACCCATTATGGTGCGTTCGATTGTTCACCGGCACTTGCAGGCACGGAACCCACGGTTAGCGGAGCTTGCTGCTAATGCTAGCCATTATTGGTGGTACGGGCATTTACCATATTGATGCCTTTGAAGTGATGGAGCAGGTGGAAGTGAAGACGCCCTTTGGCAAGCCATCGGCACCGATTGCGAAGGTTAAGTATGGGCAGCATGAGTTGCTGTTTTTGCCTCGTCACGGCGCGCATCACGAGCTTTTGCCGCATGAGCTTAATTACCGTGCGAATATCTATGCGCTTAAAGCATTGGGTGCAAAGCAGCTACTCGGCCTATCCGCTGTGGGAAGTTTGCGCGAAGAAATTCATCCGGGTGAATTCGCCATTCCATCGCAATATTTTGATTGGGTGAAGGGTAATCGCGAACGTACTTTCTTCGGCGAAGGCGTGGCGGCGCATGTCTCCACAGCTGAACCAACCTGTGCGAATATGACAAAATGGATCGCCGGTAAAGCCACCGAACTTGGGCTAACGTTACATATGGGTAAAACGTACGCTTGTGTCGATGGTCCACGTTTAGGCACCAAAGCGGAGAGCTGCTTTTTGCGCAGTGCTGGATGCGATCTAGTCGGTATGACCAATGTGCCCGAAGTGTTCCTCGCGCGGGAAGCGCAGCTTTGTTATGCCACCATTGGTATCGCTACCGATTATGATTGTTGGATGGAAGACCCAAGCCAACATGCCAGCGTTGCCGATATTATCGCCCGTTACGGTGAAAGCCTACAGCAAGTGCAGAAGTTGCTTTTGGCTTTGTTGGATTCAGATCTTCCACCGATAAATGCAGAGTATCGCGAGAGCTTGAAAATGGCGTTATTGACTCCAGTACATGCAATTCCAGCGGCGAAGCGGGAGCTTATGGAAGTGCTGCAAGCGTAAGGTATGGTGAGTCTCTCTATCATCATTCCACTGGCGCCGAATGAAACGCAGCATGAAGCTTTACTCGACTCGTTACCCAAAGATGGTGAAGTGATTCTATCGCAAGAAGGGACCCGCGCGAAAAGCCTGAATGTCGCAGCAGCAAAGGCGACGGGCGAGTATTTGTGGTTCTTGCATGCAGATTCGCAATTGCCTGATGATGCGCTTGCAAAACTCAATCAAGCTATCAAAATGTACCCTAAGCATTTACTTTATTTCGATTTAGCTTTTGCAGATGGTTCACTTCTAATGAAGCT
The window above is part of the Rickettsiales bacterium genome. Proteins encoded here:
- a CDS encoding MTAP family purine nucleoside phosphorylase, which codes for MLAIIGGTGIYHIDAFEVMEQVEVKTPFGKPSAPIAKVKYGQHELLFLPRHGAHHELLPHELNYRANIYALKALGAKQLLGLSAVGSLREEIHPGEFAIPSQYFDWVKGNRERTFFGEGVAAHVSTAEPTCANMTKWIAGKATELGLTLHMGKTYACVDGPRLGTKAESCFLRSAGCDLVGMTNVPEVFLAREAQLCYATIGIATDYDCWMEDPSQHASVADIIARYGESLQQVQKLLLALLDSDLPPINAEYRESLKMALLTPVHAIPAAKRELMEVLQA
- a CDS encoding methyltransferase domain-containing protein → MKITESVKEYYGEVLKTKEDLLTSACCPIDAMPARLRPFMANIHEEVQSKFYGCGSPIPPAIEGLTVLDLGCGTGRDVYLLSQLVGESGKVIGVDMTDNQLEVARRTLGWHMDKFGFKQPNVEFHKGYIEDLETIGIPDNSVDVVTSNCVINLSPNKEQVFAEIFRILKPGGELYFSDVFTGRRVPEALTHDSVLFGECLSGALYVEDFRRMLRNVGCVDYRVVDSGPIELHDPEVVRKAGMIDFYSLTIRSFKCDFEDLCEDYGQVAYYNGTIEGSPHGFTLDDHHFFKTGQPVPVCGNTAQMLSETHYGQHFRVEGDRSTHYGAFDCSPALAGTEPTVSGACC
- a CDS encoding DUF485 domain-containing protein — its product is MVDYDYKSIAKMPEYQALLAKRRRLVWPLLFLTVIVYFAFILTIAFAPESLSASVGQGVISLGIYAGFGMILLTFMITGYYVYLANQRLEPLVEEIQKKLSEQ
- a CDS encoding FAD-dependent oxidoreductase, whose product is MSKYDYNLIAIGGGSAGLVSSYIAAAVKAKVALIERHKMGGDCLNTGCVPSKALLRSAKMLSYAKRAQEFGFKSTKVEFDFADVMQRVQDVVKAIEPHDSIERYTKLGVDCYTGEAKIFDPHTVEINGEKITARAIIVATGARPLVPPIPGLKDIDYLTSDTLWDLKELPKRLAVLGGGPIGAEMAQAFARLGSQVTMIEMASQILIREDEEVIELAVDKFEKDGITLLTSHKAKAFEKGKVICEHEGKEVEVKFDQVIIALGRAANISDFGLEELGVKLRENRTVEANPFLQTNIPSIYVCGDVTGPYQFTHTAAHQAWYASVNALFAPFKKFKVDYSVIPWATFTDPEVARVGLNEKDAKAQNIPYEVTTYGIDDLDRAIADSEAHGFVKVLTKPGKDKILGVTIVGTHAGDLIAEYVMAMKHGLGMNKILGTIHIYPTLAEANKFAAGEWKKAHAPQWALNLVGKFHRWRR
- a CDS encoding cation acetate symporter — encoded protein: MHELNETAIIMFVLFVGATLGITYWAARRTKTAASFYTAGGGITGFQNGLAISGDFMSAASFLGISALVFASGFDGLIYSIGFLIGWPIVLLLIAESLRNLGRYTFADVASYRLKQAPIRVLSACGSLITVLLYLIAQVVGAGKLIELLFGLPYLSAVVIVGTLMILYVTFGGMLATTWVQIIKAVLLLFGASLIAFLVLQQFNFDLQLFFAKAVEVHPDGLSIMQPGGLVSDPISAISLGLALMFGTAGLPHILMRFFTVKDATQARRSVFYATGFIGYFYLLTFIIGFGAIVLVGTDSAYLTAEGGLIGGNNMAAIHLAEAVGGNILLGFISAVAFATILAVVAGLTLAGASAISHDLYANVFRKGDADEAKEMRVSKVATLCLGMAAIGLGILFKEQNIAFMVGLAFAIAASANFPVLLLSMYWKKLTTRGALIGGAAGLLVAIGLVVLSPVVWVAVFGFEEAIFPYKYPALFSMSAAFVGIWLFSITDKSAQATLDREKFEAQYIRAQTGIGISQAAKH
- a CDS encoding TVP38/TMEM64 family protein yields the protein MTRQKLLKLLMVLLIAAAIAAFFVFDLQLYFTLDNIKAQREGWKLFYAENRAFTLALFGGVYVMVTALSLPAATILTLLAGALFGFVSGLIMVSFASSIGATLAFLMARFLLRDSIQAKYGQHMTKINEGFEKEGAFYLFALRLVPVVPFFVINVLMALLPIKTSTFYWVSQLGMLAGTVAYVYAGTELGKVTSLSDIASPSLIAAFVALGLFPLIAKKALNFLRKKKI
- a CDS encoding glycosyltransferase, encoding MVSLSIIIPLAPNETQHEALLDSLPKDGEVILSQEGTRAKSLNVAAAKATGEYLWFLHADSQLPDDALAKLNQAIKMYPKHLLYFDLAFADGSLLMKLNAWGANLRSRLFSNPFGDQGLCIKRSLFEELGGYPENVEYGEDNLFVIRTHKAGVGVSPVGATLKTSARKYVKNGWLRTTMMHQYLGWKQRLSA